A stretch of the Anaerobaca lacustris genome encodes the following:
- the deoC gene encoding deoxyribose-phosphate aldolase: protein MDALPQSSPDEPALSGEEMARRIDHTLLKAEATREQILRLCDEAMRYGFCAVCVNGRWVSTAAERLHGSGVRVASVVGFPLGADTTKAKVAQTKEAIHDGADEIDMVADLAAMIEGDTRYLLRQLQAVWNACRAMRPPVLLKVIIESAALTTEQKVLACRAAEQIGADFVKTSTGLHPAGGATVEDIRLIRETSPRYKIKASGGIRTAQQAIAMVEAGAERIGTSAGIAIVEELRTARR from the coding sequence ATGGATGCACTACCTCAGAGTTCGCCGGACGAACCTGCCCTTTCGGGCGAAGAAATGGCTCGGCGGATCGATCATACGCTGTTGAAGGCCGAGGCCACGCGAGAGCAGATCCTTCGGCTGTGCGATGAGGCGATGCGCTATGGCTTCTGCGCCGTCTGCGTCAACGGACGTTGGGTTTCGACAGCGGCCGAGAGGCTGCACGGCAGTGGGGTTCGCGTGGCATCGGTCGTGGGTTTTCCGCTTGGGGCCGACACCACCAAGGCCAAGGTGGCCCAGACGAAAGAGGCGATCCACGATGGGGCCGATGAGATCGACATGGTCGCCGACCTCGCTGCCATGATCGAAGGGGACACGCGATACCTGCTGCGCCAGTTGCAGGCGGTATGGAATGCCTGCCGTGCCATGCGACCGCCGGTGCTGCTGAAGGTCATCATCGAATCGGCGGCATTGACGACGGAGCAGAAGGTGCTTGCGTGTCGGGCGGCCGAGCAGATCGGCGCCGATTTTGTCAAGACGAGCACGGGGCTGCACCCGGCCGGCGGCGCAACCGTCGAGGACATCCGCCTGATAAGGGAGACCTCGCCGCGGTACAAGATCAAGGCCTCCGGCGGCATTCGGACGGCACAGCAGGCCATCGCCATGGTCGAGGCGGGCGCCGAGCGGATCGGCACATCGGCCGGGATCGCTATTGTGGAAGAGTTGCGGACCGCGCGTCGATGA
- a CDS encoding DUF6504 family protein, whose translation MAERFVSEPIQPAAGTFDAAGMTRGEPGLPRQFTWRDQQYTVAEVIEAWKEDGPCRNGSPEMYLRKHWYRVRTAEGPEMTIYFERQPQSKQHSKKRWWLYTVGSKEPVR comes from the coding sequence ATGGCCGAACGATTTGTCAGCGAACCGATCCAGCCGGCGGCAGGCACATTCGACGCGGCGGGAATGACCCGGGGCGAGCCGGGATTGCCGAGACAGTTCACCTGGAGAGACCAGCAGTACACCGTCGCCGAGGTCATCGAGGCGTGGAAGGAGGATGGGCCCTGTCGTAACGGAAGCCCGGAGATGTATCTGCGAAAGCACTGGTACAGGGTTCGCACGGCAGAGGGGCCCGAGATGACAATCTACTTCGAGCGGCAGCCCCAGTCGAAGCAACACAGCAAGAAACGCTGGTGGCTCTACACCGTCGGCTCGAAAGAGCCGGTTCGATAG